In Felis catus isolate Fca126 chromosome A3, F.catus_Fca126_mat1.0, whole genome shotgun sequence, a single genomic region encodes these proteins:
- the FAM161A gene encoding protein FAM161A isoform X3: MAASHRAAKLAASSLQTPVNPSTGAQVTQYEREEPLEALGAEAVEEEKDEEEEKAVRPARARTNINTNISEVDGQTHISGEDFVDFSDVYHSNEDYFRKLEELKAAHLETMAKLEKMYQNKLNLKEVQPVIIREEASSVSSRSESEKNSYHRISLMTSFSEPDLGQCSSLIMSSSEDELPNLEKECPEKKRVMSYAKELINNMWTNFSVEDYIQCGHADFPVEKTKKKPREWVPKITVPEPFQMMIREQRKKEANMKSKPDIEMVHQLLKKQEEESECKKKFRANPVPAFVFFPLYHDIVKQNEERRRYMKEKNKEALLASQKPFKFIAREEQKQAIRDKQMRDLFKSKKKTNRFKARPIPRSTYGSVTNGKLEEEPYRNIRMQLRAQEILQNSSPLPRRSGHRSCAARKLKGPEQAEKLKCKHNFRWQTADFEDLPERYQKCLSKQKFSKFLTVRKPSDLHAASNASTQREKILADVAADEEHLKETRAYLSPRHKSPARSASAKPVPCHCNPPMPTVSSRGREQATRRSLEEKKMLEEERSRILTKQKQRMKELQKLLMTRAKAYDSHQSLAQMSKSRVMSLRTPSRTLEFCSTKFENQCSRGTFLCKNVHV; the protein is encoded by the exons acTAATATTAACACTAACATTTCCGAGGTGGATGGACAAACACATATAAGTGGTGAGGACTTTGTGGACTTCTCTGATGTTTACCACTCTAATGAAGACTATTTTAGGAAACTAGAAGAGCTGAAAGCTGCCCACTTGGAAACTAtggcaaaattagagaaaatgtaccagaataaattaaacttaaaggAAGTTCAGCCAGTGATCATCAGGGAAGAAGCTTCTAGTGTCTCTTCCAG GTCTGAATCAGAAAAGAACTCCTATCACCGTATCTCATTAATGACATCCTTTTCAGAGCCTGATTTAGGGCAATGTTCCTCCTTGATTATGTCTTCCTCTGAAGATGAGTTGCCCAACTTAGAAAAAGAGTGtcctgagaaaaagagagtgatgAGCTATGCTAAAGAACTGATCAACAACATGTGGACAAACTTCTCTGTTGAAGATTATATTCAGTGTGGACATGCTGACTTCCCagttgaaaaaacaaagaagaaaccaagagaaTGGGTACCAAAGATTACAGTACCTGAACCTTTTCAGATGATGATTAGggaacagaggaaaaaagaagcaaacatgaAATCTAAGCCAGATATTGAAATGGTACACCAACTGCTCAAAAAACAAGAGGAGGAATCAGAGTGTAAGAAAAAATTCCGAGCCAATCCAGTTCctgcatttgtctttttccccctttatcaTGACAtagtcaagcaaaatgaagaacGCAGGAGATatatgaaggagaaaaacaaagaagctcTTTTGGCCTCACAAAAGCCATTTAAGTTTATcgcaagggaggaacagaagcAAGCAATCCGGGATAAGCAGATGAGAGACTTGTTTaagtctaaaaagaaaacaaatcgaTTTAAGGCCAGACCTATACCTCGGTCTACTTATGGTTCGGTTACCAATGGAAAGTTAGAAGAAGAGCCGTATAGAAACATTAGGATGCAACTGAGAGCCCAAGAGATTTTACAGAATTCATCCCCTCTACCTCGCAGATCAGGTCACAGAAGTTGTGCTGCAAGGAAGCTCAAGGGTCCTGAACAGGCTGAAAAGTTGAAGTGTAAACACAACTTTAGGTGGCAAACTGCTGATTTTGAAGACCTTCCCGAGAGATATCAGAAATGCCTCTCGAAACAGAAGTTTTCAAAATTCCTAACTGTCCGTAAACCATCTGATCTTCACGCAGCCTCCAATGCATCCACTCAGAGAGAAAAAATTTTGGCAGACGTTGCAGCAGAtgaagaacatttaaaagaaacacGGGCTTATCTGTCTCCAAGGCACAAGTCACCAGCAAGAAGTGCAAGTGCAAAGCCTGTGCCTTGTCACTGCAACCCTCCAATGCCCACAGTGTCTTCCAGAGGAAGAGAACAAGCCACAAG GAGATcacttgaggaaaagaaaatgttggaagaagagagaagtcGGATCCTAACTAAGCAGAAGCAAAGGATGAAAGAATTGCAGAAACTCCTGATGACCCGGGCTAAGGCTTATGACTCACATCAAAGTTTAGCTCAAATGTCTAAATCCAGAGTCATGTCTCTCAG aaccCCTTCACGAACACTGGAATTCTGCAGCACAAAGTTTGAAAACCAGTGTTCCAGAGgaacatttttatgtaaaaatgttcATGTTTAA